The Eublepharis macularius isolate TG4126 chromosome 8, MPM_Emac_v1.0, whole genome shotgun sequence genome contains a region encoding:
- the LOC129334836 gene encoding protein FAM240B-like isoform X1, with product MLVRYRNHLKEKMNSQYFRHEVLACETGGLKNFWEKTIEKQTQHLEVERERKQKSALTKLRNEWMERLEKRLKMIKANDESEEAPN from the exons ATGTTGGTGAGGTACAGAAATCATCTTAAAG AGAAAATGAATAGTCAGTACTTTCGCCATGAAGTACTTGCTTGTGAAACTGGAGGGCTGAAAAACTTCTGGGAAAAGACAATTGAGAAGCAAACTCAGCATCTTGAAGTTGAAAGAGAACGTAAACAAAAAAGTGCATTGACCAA gCTCAGAAATGAATGGATGGAAAGGCTGGAAAAGAGATTAAAGATGATAAAAGCAAACGATGAAAGTGAAGAAGCCCCTAACTAA
- the LOC129334836 gene encoding protein FAM240B-like isoform X2 translates to MNSQYFRHEVLACETGGLKNFWEKTIEKQTQHLEVERERKQKSALTKLRNEWMERLEKRLKMIKANDESEEAPN, encoded by the exons ATGAATAGTCAGTACTTTCGCCATGAAGTACTTGCTTGTGAAACTGGAGGGCTGAAAAACTTCTGGGAAAAGACAATTGAGAAGCAAACTCAGCATCTTGAAGTTGAAAGAGAACGTAAACAAAAAAGTGCATTGACCAA gCTCAGAAATGAATGGATGGAAAGGCTGGAAAAGAGATTAAAGATGATAAAAGCAAACGATGAAAGTGAAGAAGCCCCTAACTAA